The following are from one region of the Paenibacillus sp. JZ16 genome:
- a CDS encoding (Fe-S)-binding protein, giving the protein MDKQTNISKKPQINHANPLARTLLEKLDYDQLTNCMRCGFCLPACPTFRETGVEPESPRGRIALMKAVADGLMEPDDMFRDQMNHCLGCRACEPVCPADVKYGQLIEQARDAIEDHSVHSPPVRGIRKLFFKGVFPHRNRLKSLGRTLNFYQTSGLRRVARGTGIMRLFPKPLRDMERILPDATAQGVIEQLGTVHPAKGAPIARVALFRGCIMDVMFAGTNVNTVKLLSEAGFEVVIPPEQTCCGALHAHSGELELARNLARINVKVFKELNVDYIVSNAGGCGALLVEYDHLLHGDEDWNEQAAWFASRVVDISRLLVEHGRIPAFAESAATTAEPVIVTYQDSCHLRNVMRSGSAPRQLINQVANVTFQEMKEADRCCGSAGIYNVTQPEMAGQILEHKMDNVNVTGARYILTSNPGCLLQMKLGVEQHGRGEPIEVKHVVDFLYERLSKQDA; this is encoded by the coding sequence ATGGATAAACAAACCAACATAAGCAAGAAACCCCAGATTAACCACGCGAATCCCTTGGCTCGGACCTTGCTGGAGAAACTTGATTACGATCAATTAACCAACTGCATGCGCTGCGGGTTTTGCCTCCCGGCCTGCCCCACGTTCAGGGAAACCGGGGTCGAGCCGGAATCTCCCCGGGGGCGTATCGCATTGATGAAAGCCGTTGCTGACGGACTAATGGAACCCGATGACATGTTTCGCGATCAGATGAACCATTGCCTGGGATGCCGAGCCTGCGAGCCGGTATGTCCGGCCGACGTCAAATACGGCCAACTGATCGAACAGGCCAGGGATGCAATCGAGGATCACTCTGTGCATTCGCCACCCGTTAGGGGGATCCGCAAGCTCTTTTTCAAGGGGGTATTCCCTCACCGCAACCGATTGAAATCGTTGGGCAGAACGCTAAACTTTTACCAAACATCCGGTTTGCGACGCGTGGCAAGAGGAACCGGAATTATGCGGCTCTTTCCCAAGCCACTGCGCGATATGGAGCGGATTCTGCCGGATGCCACCGCACAGGGAGTCATCGAGCAGCTCGGAACCGTCCATCCAGCCAAAGGTGCTCCAATTGCGCGCGTGGCTTTGTTCAGGGGCTGCATTATGGACGTGATGTTTGCCGGCACCAATGTCAACACGGTCAAACTGCTCTCGGAAGCCGGGTTTGAGGTTGTGATCCCCCCGGAACAAACTTGCTGCGGGGCTTTGCATGCCCACAGCGGGGAACTTGAGCTCGCAAGAAATCTGGCAAGGATCAACGTCAAGGTGTTCAAGGAATTGAACGTGGACTATATCGTATCCAATGCTGGCGGCTGCGGGGCCCTGCTCGTGGAGTATGACCATCTGCTCCACGGGGATGAGGATTGGAATGAACAAGCCGCCTGGTTCGCGAGCAGGGTCGTGGATATCAGCAGGCTGCTCGTGGAGCATGGGCGGATCCCTGCATTTGCCGAATCTGCAGCGACAACAGCCGAACCGGTGATCGTCACGTATCAGGATTCGTGCCATTTGCGCAATGTCATGCGCAGCGGATCGGCGCCTAGGCAGCTCATAAACCAAGTAGCTAATGTCACCTTTCAGGAAATGAAGGAAGCGGACCGCTGCTGCGGCTCCGCAGGCATTTACAATGTGACGCAGCCCGAGATGGCGGGCCAGATCCTGGAGCACAAGATGGATAACGTCAATGTGACCGGTGCCAGGTATATTCTAACCAGCAATCCCGGTTGTCTTCTGCAGATGAAGCTTGGGGTGGAACAGCATGGCCGCGGCGAACCGATAGAAGTAAAGCATGTGGTTGATTTTCTGTATGAACGATTGTCCAAACAAGATGCTTGA
- a CDS encoding FAD-binding oxidoreductase — MLDPALTAQLRAIVGDAHFRDDKEALITHSYDGTPMLQALPDGVVYPESTEQVSAIMKALSFYKIPLVSRGSGSNLCGGTVPVQGGVVMVMHRMNRLLELDLENLTATVQPGMITADFIHHIESLGLFYPPDPSSMRISTIGGNIAECSGGLRGLKYGTTKDYVIGLEAVLASGEIIRTGGKLMKDVAGYDLTKLLVGSEGTLAIITEATLKLIPPPKSKMTMLAMFRDLYGAARTVSAIIESKIIPATLEFMDNPTIRVVDDFAKLGLPLDMEAILLIEQDGDPETVTRDIEQIRQICTREQADTIQVAATREEAERLLTARRSAFTALARLRPTTILEDATVPRSKIADMVRRINEISIKYNVTIATFGHAGDGNLHPTATTDARDTEEIHRVEQAFEEIFAAALELGGTITGEHGVGMVKAPFLEWKIGASGMELMKGIKKVFDPDNLLNPGKVFAKETRRRVVIDHG; from the coding sequence ATGTTAGATCCGGCTCTCACCGCACAGCTTCGTGCCATCGTTGGTGATGCCCACTTTCGGGACGATAAAGAAGCATTGATTACCCACTCCTATGACGGGACCCCGATGCTGCAGGCGCTGCCGGACGGGGTAGTCTATCCTGAAAGCACGGAACAAGTTTCCGCCATAATGAAGGCGTTGTCATTCTATAAAATACCTCTCGTTTCCAGAGGCTCCGGCTCCAATCTATGCGGCGGAACCGTTCCGGTCCAAGGTGGGGTGGTTATGGTGATGCATAGGATGAATCGCTTGCTTGAGCTGGATTTAGAAAATCTAACGGCTACGGTTCAGCCCGGCATGATTACCGCGGATTTTATCCATCATATCGAGTCCTTAGGCCTGTTCTATCCTCCCGATCCGAGCAGCATGCGAATCTCGACGATCGGTGGAAATATCGCCGAATGCTCCGGCGGGCTTCGTGGTTTGAAATACGGCACGACGAAGGACTACGTGATCGGTTTGGAAGCCGTCCTCGCCAGCGGCGAAATCATCCGTACCGGCGGAAAACTGATGAAGGATGTGGCGGGATATGATTTGACCAAGCTGCTGGTCGGTTCTGAGGGCACGCTTGCGATCATAACGGAGGCAACCTTGAAGCTGATCCCTCCACCGAAGAGCAAAATGACGATGCTCGCCATGTTCCGCGATCTGTACGGGGCGGCACGCACCGTATCCGCCATTATCGAATCCAAAATCATTCCGGCGACGCTGGAATTCATGGATAACCCGACCATACGTGTCGTTGATGATTTTGCCAAGCTGGGCCTTCCTTTGGATATGGAAGCCATTCTGCTGATTGAGCAGGACGGTGATCCTGAAACCGTGACCAGAGATATTGAACAGATTCGTCAGATATGTACACGCGAGCAGGCGGACACAATTCAGGTGGCTGCCACCCGGGAGGAAGCAGAGCGGCTGCTGACGGCGAGAAGAAGCGCCTTTACTGCGCTGGCACGTCTTCGCCCAACCACCATTCTTGAGGATGCGACCGTTCCCCGGTCCAAGATCGCCGACATGGTACGCCGGATCAATGAAATTTCAATCAAATACAACGTCACGATTGCTACCTTCGGCCATGCCGGCGACGGCAATCTGCATCCTACGGCGACGACCGATGCCAGAGATACCGAGGAAATACACAGGGTAGAGCAGGCCTTCGAGGAAATTTTCGCCGCCGCCCTTGAGCTTGGCGGAACGATTACTGGCGAGCACGGGGTAGGCATGGTGAAGGCTCCGTTCCTTGAATGGAAGATCGGCGCCTCCGGCATGGAGCTCATGAAGGGGATTAAGAAGGTGTTCGATCCCGACAATTTGTTAAATCCGGGCAAGGTTTTTGCCAAAGAAACAAGGAGAAGGGTGGTTATAGACCATGGATAA
- a CDS encoding FadR/GntR family transcriptional regulator has protein sequence MRTIKVENQKGHEIVGEHLLQQIREGHLLPGQKLPSVVELAAAYGVGRSTIREAVSALKAMGWLDVRQGGGTYVKPVLPSEPKSGADVLFQGAESLVELLEVRKVLETGAASLAAKRRTDQDLERMRAALLQMEHGLSAKDTREGERADIAFHMAIAAASGNTLLIQLMESLSDRLTETIRKTRELWFYKEQSTASRLLIEHQTIFDAIERQDQEQAAARIEAHLIKVEQVLRGALEAGGDNISD, from the coding sequence GTGCGAACGATCAAAGTGGAAAACCAGAAGGGGCACGAAATCGTAGGAGAGCATCTCCTTCAGCAAATTCGGGAAGGGCATCTCCTCCCGGGCCAAAAATTGCCTTCCGTCGTTGAATTGGCCGCCGCTTACGGCGTCGGGCGGTCCACGATCCGCGAGGCGGTCAGCGCGCTCAAGGCTATGGGATGGCTCGATGTGCGCCAAGGAGGTGGAACGTATGTGAAGCCGGTCCTTCCCAGCGAGCCCAAAAGCGGCGCCGATGTGCTGTTTCAAGGCGCCGAATCCCTGGTGGAGCTGCTGGAGGTCCGCAAGGTGCTGGAGACCGGCGCCGCCTCCTTGGCTGCAAAACGGCGTACGGACCAGGATCTGGAGCGAATGCGTGCTGCCCTTTTGCAGATGGAGCATGGGCTTAGCGCCAAGGATACCCGTGAAGGCGAACGGGCTGACATTGCTTTTCATATGGCCATAGCGGCTGCGTCGGGCAACACGTTGCTGATTCAGCTGATGGAGTCGTTATCCGACCGTTTAACGGAAACCATCCGGAAGACCAGAGAACTATGGTTTTATAAAGAGCAATCAACCGCTTCCCGGCTGTTGATCGAGCACCAGACCATATTTGACGCGATTGAGCGGCAGGACCAAGAGCAGGCAGCCGCACGGATCGAAGCCCACCTGATCAAGGTAGAACAGGTGCTTCGGGGAGCATTGGAGGCTGGTGGCGACAACATATCAGATTGA
- a CDS encoding family 78 glycoside hydrolase catalytic domain: MNQPSVSNWRASWIWGAGCESPRNEWRCFRHSFVPEGTLDQALLKLTADSRYVLYVNGEQVGRGPVRSWPFELAYDEYEIGHLLRAGQENVIAVLVIHYGISTFQYLRGRAGLLVQLDRQRLTSPSESVTISDESWKTAVHSGYDSSSSRISCQLGFTEILDARGWEEDWIQTGYDDSGWESATAIGPAGMAPWTSLVERDIPYLTEEPLYPSHVESLRAVRPAAWSAVLDLRSILFPESSDHANVIEFCGLIATLIRMEQAAPLTVGMVDSGRTHARLSVNGHWLSEDRYVGEVPERYTTFELESGEHLLLIDVTGSCHGHGFHIGFDSSASFTVHAPALGPEYASSAPFVSIGPFDVIEDIDHQPRRLLERNHPDYAKICSVASLADLKTFGSWIHPIKNQLVNLNDVFTSCVWKVNEQVYPVPSAMQQAVLATPHSASIPVYAGLDTEIVIDFGRELSGYIAIELDASSGTIVDGYGFEYMSDGWRQHTYLVDNTFRYVCKEGRQSYVSVVRRGLRYLALTLREASRPVKLHEIKLIQSNYPVANVGSFRSSDPLLNDIWAISRDTTRLCMEDTFVDCPAFEQVYWVGDARNEALVSYYTFGAKEIVSRCLKLVPGSSCQTLLYVDQVPSGWNSVIPNWTFFWVTACLEYYHYHGEVPFIVDIWPHVNRTLEQYLKLQNDKGLLERSGWNLLDWAPMEQPREGVVTPQNMFMVKALRDAAEIGDTAGESAVADQLRKAADKLRDAIDLHLWDEERAAYVDCIHADGRYSATTSMQTQIVAYLCDIANGDRKSTLERYITDPPERFVQAGSPFMLFFYYEALTKLGRPDLLVADMRKNYGYMIEHGATSCWEMFPWSGYHNNPRVLTRSHCHAWSAAPAYFLGHQVLGVQGLTPGWDKVRVAPQPSGLAWARGTVPLPDNGRIDVSWRFEDEGLLHMRLEVPAHVEVLTEAPAGYDMKVELIRLP, from the coding sequence ATGAATCAACCTTCAGTATCAAATTGGCGAGCGTCCTGGATCTGGGGTGCCGGCTGTGAGAGTCCCCGTAATGAGTGGCGCTGCTTTCGACATTCCTTTGTCCCGGAAGGTACATTGGACCAAGCGCTGCTAAAGCTTACCGCTGATTCGCGTTATGTCTTGTATGTTAACGGGGAGCAGGTTGGACGTGGCCCCGTACGGTCTTGGCCCTTTGAACTCGCCTATGATGAATATGAGATCGGTCATTTGCTGCGGGCAGGTCAGGAAAATGTCATTGCTGTACTTGTCATCCATTACGGAATTTCCACCTTTCAGTATCTTCGAGGAAGGGCGGGATTGCTGGTACAGCTGGATAGACAGCGACTGACATCACCGTCCGAATCGGTTACCATTTCGGATGAGTCTTGGAAAACCGCTGTTCATTCCGGTTACGATTCATCTTCATCACGAATATCTTGTCAGCTGGGCTTTACTGAGATCTTGGACGCAAGAGGATGGGAAGAGGATTGGATCCAGACTGGATATGATGATAGTGGATGGGAGTCGGCAACCGCAATTGGCCCCGCAGGTATGGCTCCCTGGACGAGTCTGGTGGAACGCGATATCCCATACTTAACTGAGGAACCTCTCTATCCCTCCCACGTGGAGAGTCTCCGTGCAGTACGACCGGCGGCTTGGAGCGCTGTACTTGATCTGCGGAGTATTTTATTCCCTGAGAGCTCGGATCATGCGAATGTTATCGAGTTTTGCGGTCTCATCGCTACCCTGATCCGAATGGAACAGGCAGCTCCATTGACCGTTGGCATGGTAGACAGCGGCAGAACGCATGCCCGTCTAAGCGTAAATGGACATTGGTTGTCCGAAGACCGCTATGTCGGTGAAGTTCCGGAACGTTATACCACTTTTGAGCTGGAATCGGGCGAGCATCTTCTGCTTATAGATGTAACAGGCAGCTGTCATGGTCACGGCTTCCATATCGGCTTTGACAGCAGCGCCTCCTTTACTGTGCACGCACCCGCATTGGGGCCTGAGTATGCATCATCCGCCCCCTTTGTCTCCATCGGGCCCTTTGATGTTATTGAGGACATTGATCATCAACCGCGCCGTCTCCTGGAAAGAAATCACCCTGACTATGCAAAGATTTGCAGCGTGGCTTCATTAGCGGATTTGAAAACGTTCGGAAGCTGGATTCACCCGATTAAGAATCAGCTTGTAAATCTCAATGATGTGTTTACCTCTTGCGTCTGGAAGGTCAACGAGCAGGTTTATCCGGTTCCGTCGGCCATGCAGCAGGCAGTGCTGGCTACTCCGCACTCAGCGTCTATCCCTGTATACGCCGGTTTGGACACGGAGATCGTCATCGATTTCGGCCGGGAACTGTCAGGTTATATCGCCATTGAGCTGGATGCCTCCTCAGGCACTATCGTGGATGGTTACGGATTTGAGTACATGAGCGACGGCTGGCGTCAACATACCTACCTTGTGGATAATACATTCCGCTATGTTTGCAAGGAAGGCCGTCAATCTTATGTTTCCGTAGTCCGGCGAGGGCTGCGCTACCTGGCTCTTACTTTGCGTGAAGCGTCCCGTCCTGTAAAGCTGCACGAAATAAAATTGATACAAAGCAACTACCCGGTTGCGAATGTAGGCAGCTTCCGCAGCAGCGACCCGCTGCTGAACGATATTTGGGCTATTAGTCGGGACACGACCCGGCTGTGCATGGAGGACACTTTTGTCGATTGCCCCGCCTTCGAGCAAGTATACTGGGTAGGCGATGCACGTAACGAGGCTTTAGTTAGCTACTACACCTTTGGGGCCAAAGAGATCGTCAGTCGCTGCCTGAAATTGGTGCCCGGTTCCTCCTGCCAGACGCTCCTATATGTGGATCAAGTGCCGAGCGGTTGGAACAGCGTGATTCCGAACTGGACTTTTTTCTGGGTAACGGCTTGTCTCGAATACTACCATTATCACGGGGAAGTACCATTCATCGTGGACATCTGGCCGCATGTCAACCGCACGCTGGAGCAATATCTCAAGCTTCAGAATGACAAGGGACTACTGGAACGCTCGGGCTGGAACCTGCTCGATTGGGCACCGATGGAGCAGCCAAGAGAAGGTGTGGTGACCCCGCAAAATATGTTTATGGTCAAAGCACTGCGCGATGCTGCCGAGATCGGAGATACCGCCGGTGAATCGGCTGTCGCGGATCAGTTGAGGAAAGCTGCCGACAAGCTGCGCGATGCCATTGATCTGCATCTGTGGGATGAGGAACGGGCAGCCTATGTGGACTGTATTCATGCGGACGGGAGATATTCCGCCACGACCAGCATGCAAACACAGATCGTTGCGTATCTATGCGATATTGCGAATGGAGATCGCAAATCTACACTCGAGCGGTATATTACAGATCCTCCGGAACGGTTTGTGCAGGCAGGCAGCCCCTTTATGTTGTTCTTTTACTATGAAGCTTTAACGAAGCTCGGTCGCCCGGATCTACTGGTTGCAGATATGCGTAAAAACTATGGCTATATGATCGAACATGGCGCCACGTCCTGCTGGGAGATGTTCCCATGGAGTGGTTACCATAATAACCCAAGGGTGCTAACCCGTAGCCATTGTCATGCCTGGTCAGCCGCACCTGCTTATTTCCTCGGCCATCAGGTGTTAGGTGTGCAGGGACTTACTCCGGGTTGGGATAAGGTCCGTGTAGCACCTCAGCCCAGTGGATTGGCCTGGGCGCGAGGCACGGTTCCGCTTCCCGACAATGGGCGAATTGATGTCTCGTGGCGATTCGAAGACGAGGGTCTGCTTCACATGCGCCTGGAAGTTCCGGCACATGTAGAGGTGTTGACAGAGGCACCCGCCGGCTATGACATGAAGGTCGAATTGATTAGGCTCCCATAA
- a CDS encoding response regulator translates to MYKVIIVEDEMLVRIGLRNSVEWSKFNMQVAADLSDGQMAWDYCLNEGFPDLVITDIRMPKMDGMELISNIRKENRATRIVVLSCLEEFELVRRAMSLGVSNYILKLTMTEEEIENVLNGTRMELDAQGSTAYSQGKEQQLLPANMDLIMEKYIKDFLLYGIYSVEEFEQFAAQSGIRLSPVRMVVCTMELDRYFELKHKFRDEHGHLVKMTLLNILYEITKSFDRDPATYLDETHYLLLFSFDDLFSEQSIMQEIHTILSTIQDAIYTYFKGSVSFGVSGVQSGFGSLRKLYFESRRALEKKFITGPGQKHTNSDPLDLSKVLAQVEKIRDYPPLRNMLSPMKEKEYSDYITNFVNALLEGKKSVRIILYQFIQWINTNLYDDHQNEKMLLFNITETLDQCDTLPEMLEEISEYLSNVVEQSRTNLNMSGEISKAIQFIKQNYDQNISLQQVADHVNLSFGYLSNLFKKELQITFVEYLNCYRIERAKELLTRTHLKSYDIAVKVGFSPEYTYFSKVFKKITGLNPNEYRRQFLSGKRGVT, encoded by the coding sequence ATGTATAAGGTGATTATCGTTGAAGATGAAATGCTCGTTCGAATTGGCCTTAGAAACTCCGTGGAATGGAGTAAATTCAATATGCAGGTCGCAGCAGATCTTTCAGACGGACAGATGGCTTGGGATTACTGCCTGAATGAGGGGTTCCCTGATCTGGTTATCACCGATATTAGAATGCCTAAGATGGATGGTATGGAGTTAATATCGAATATACGTAAAGAAAATAGGGCCACCCGGATTGTGGTGTTGTCTTGCCTGGAGGAGTTCGAGCTTGTACGCCGGGCGATGTCACTTGGTGTATCCAACTATATTCTCAAATTAACCATGACGGAAGAGGAAATCGAAAATGTATTGAACGGGACACGCATGGAGCTGGATGCCCAAGGATCTACGGCTTATTCCCAAGGTAAGGAACAACAACTCCTGCCGGCTAACATGGATCTGATCATGGAAAAATATATCAAGGATTTTTTGCTCTACGGCATATACTCCGTCGAAGAATTCGAGCAGTTTGCAGCACAAAGCGGGATCCGTCTTTCGCCCGTACGAATGGTGGTATGCACGATGGAGCTGGACCGTTATTTCGAGTTAAAGCATAAATTCCGGGACGAGCATGGACATTTAGTGAAAATGACTTTATTGAATATACTGTATGAAATTACCAAATCCTTCGATAGGGATCCTGCGACGTATCTGGATGAAACCCACTACCTTCTCCTATTCAGCTTTGATGATCTTTTCTCTGAACAATCAATCATGCAAGAAATTCATACGATTCTCAGCACAATTCAGGATGCGATTTATACGTACTTCAAGGGCTCGGTTTCATTTGGGGTGAGCGGTGTGCAGAGCGGGTTTGGGTCTTTGCGCAAGTTGTATTTCGAGTCCAGGCGTGCTCTTGAAAAGAAGTTTATTACAGGTCCTGGACAGAAGCATACCAACAGCGATCCCCTTGATCTTAGCAAGGTCCTTGCGCAAGTGGAGAAAATACGCGATTATCCGCCGCTGCGTAATATGCTTAGCCCGATGAAGGAGAAGGAATACAGTGACTACATCACCAATTTTGTAAACGCTTTATTAGAGGGGAAAAAGTCGGTACGAATTATTTTGTATCAATTCATCCAATGGATCAACACGAATTTATATGACGATCATCAGAATGAAAAGATGCTGTTATTCAATATAACGGAAACGTTGGACCAGTGTGATACCTTGCCGGAAATGCTAGAGGAGATCAGTGAGTATTTATCTAACGTAGTGGAGCAGTCGAGGACAAATCTGAATATGAGCGGAGAAATCTCGAAGGCCATACAGTTCATCAAACAGAATTATGATCAAAACATCAGTCTGCAGCAGGTGGCTGACCATGTAAACTTAAGCTTTGGCTATCTAAGCAATCTCTTTAAAAAGGAACTTCAAATTACGTTCGTTGAGTACTTAAACTGTTACCGAATTGAACGAGCAAAGGAATTGTTGACACGGACCCATTTGAAATCATACGACATCGCCGTTAAGGTGGGGTTCTCTCCGGAATACACTTACTTCAGCAAGGTCTTCAAAAAAATCACAGGATTAAATCCAAATGAGTATCGTAGGCAGTTTTTATCCGGAAAAAGAGGCGTGACATGA
- a CDS encoding sensor histidine kinase, protein MKLRGRFQKLGTQLILFYMIISLIVLSFASYFIYTFVLKIIKENNETLLLQQFQQLDHNIAGLIDDVDSLSKFFLLDPAVQRFLNYTPDKGEFEFMEMKNDLHESIAPYISNYDFIDSIYIVGGVQGLIGGTNNTTLVHSSDPWLKEFMQTDIFERSHQVFPEMIIQGGIDKSHYNPYKLKPNDGMVVSMARGVRPLYQSVTNAVLILNVDEEYLSSIYSTALQAEEGKMYIVNEKGIVISSSNPDDVGSISPYNPFINHAGDYGSYDNGSTNSPVQVMYYRLNEANWYMMKEIPLNSLSVDIYSAQTLLVFVILASLLVMFIISYFWLKKMTRPLRILSHKMKDMSRGEIGITFAKIPNNEFGMVIRRFNEMSLSIVDLIHKTNEMQEKRRELEMEALQNQINPHFLYNTLNMIRWMASSIKADNIVNSVVALGNILRPAFTSKEPLCTLRDELSYLENYIKIINWRFNSSVIFSIDVDEAYLDHRVPRFILQPLIENSITFGRQEDGQPIHIQVKVHEEAHDLIITVTDSGVGIPPARLEQLNQKMRSGEDHTEVIVSGNGIGLYNVNKRIQLNDGPAYGVWLVPQLTGTEIQIRLPKHS, encoded by the coding sequence ATGAAACTTAGAGGACGATTTCAGAAGCTGGGCACGCAGCTGATTTTATTCTATATGATTATTAGCCTGATTGTGCTGTCCTTCGCATCTTACTTTATCTACACCTTTGTGCTGAAAATCATCAAGGAGAATAACGAGACTTTATTGCTCCAACAGTTTCAGCAGTTGGATCATAACATTGCCGGGCTGATCGATGATGTGGATTCTTTGTCCAAGTTCTTTCTCCTGGATCCCGCTGTTCAAAGGTTTCTTAATTACACGCCGGATAAGGGGGAATTCGAGTTTATGGAGATGAAAAATGATCTTCATGAGAGCATTGCTCCCTATATCAGCAATTATGATTTTATTGATTCGATTTATATCGTAGGCGGGGTCCAGGGATTGATTGGCGGCACCAACAATACAACCCTTGTCCATTCAAGCGACCCGTGGCTGAAAGAGTTCATGCAAACCGATATTTTCGAGCGCTCCCATCAGGTTTTTCCCGAGATGATTATCCAGGGCGGAATTGACAAGAGCCATTACAATCCCTACAAACTGAAGCCTAATGACGGAATGGTCGTCAGCATGGCGCGCGGGGTCAGGCCGCTATATCAGTCTGTGACCAACGCCGTGCTGATTCTAAATGTGGATGAGGAATACTTGTCTTCCATTTATTCAACCGCCCTCCAAGCTGAAGAGGGAAAGATGTATATCGTGAACGAGAAGGGGATCGTGATCTCCAGCAGCAATCCTGATGATGTTGGTTCCATCAGCCCTTACAATCCGTTCATTAACCACGCCGGAGATTACGGAAGCTACGATAACGGCAGTACGAATTCACCGGTTCAGGTTATGTACTATCGTCTGAATGAAGCAAATTGGTACATGATGAAGGAAATACCGCTCAATTCCTTATCGGTGGATATTTATTCAGCACAGACACTGCTGGTGTTCGTGATCTTGGCCAGTCTGCTTGTGATGTTCATCATTTCCTATTTCTGGCTCAAAAAGATGACGCGGCCGCTGCGTATTCTTTCGCACAAGATGAAAGATATGAGTCGTGGGGAAATTGGAATTACGTTTGCCAAAATTCCAAACAATGAGTTTGGTATGGTGATTCGGCGATTCAACGAGATGTCGCTGAGCATTGTGGATCTGATTCATAAAACAAATGAGATGCAGGAGAAAAGACGGGAACTCGAAATGGAGGCGCTTCAAAATCAAATTAACCCGCATTTTTTATACAATACGCTTAATATGATCCGTTGGATGGCTTCTTCGATTAAAGCGGACAACATCGTGAACAGTGTCGTAGCGCTGGGGAATATTCTACGTCCAGCCTTCACGAGTAAAGAGCCGCTGTGTACTCTTAGGGACGAGCTTAGCTATCTGGAGAACTACATTAAGATTATCAATTGGCGGTTTAACAGCAGTGTCATCTTCTCTATCGATGTAGATGAAGCTTACCTGGATCATAGGGTTCCGCGGTTTATTTTACAGCCGTTAATCGAGAACTCCATTACGTTCGGAAGACAAGAAGACGGACAACCCATCCATATTCAAGTCAAGGTCCATGAAGAGGCGCATGATCTGATAATAACTGTTACGGATTCAGGTGTGGGCATCCCTCCTGCCAGATTGGAACAGTTGAACCAGAAAATGCGCAGCGGCGAAGATCATACTGAGGTAATCGTGTCCGGCAACGGAATCGGCCTGTACAATGTGAACAAGCGGATCCAGTTGAATGATGGGCCGGCATACGGGGTTTGGTTGGTACCTCAGCTTACAGGGACAGAAATACAGATCCGGCTTCCAAAACATAGTTAG